Proteins found in one Thermodesulfovibrionales bacterium genomic segment:
- a CDS encoding cytochrome b/b6 domain-containing protein, producing MERKEVKEIERFNIIERIQHVILLCTFLLVAVTGWALKYPDVGEYSSWWIKIWGGAKKAGIIHRVAGVIMVLDFIWHVLYMAYRLLTGRIKIRAATTVIPLPKDVSDAIKNFLYFFGISKEKPRFGRFTYSQKFDYWAVFWGMGIIGLSGLCLAFPVQASYFFPSWSLNWIWETLRVMHSDEALLAIVFILIFHFYNEHLKFHVFPMSMVWITGKISVDLLKEEHPLEYEILKKEGKVD from the coding sequence ATGGAAAGAAAAGAGGTAAAAGAGATAGAGCGTTTTAATATCATTGAAAGAATTCAGCATGTAATTCTCCTCTGCACCTTTTTGCTCGTTGCTGTTACAGGATGGGCATTAAAATATCCTGATGTAGGAGAGTATTCTAGCTGGTGGATAAAGATATGGGGTGGTGCAAAGAAGGCTGGCATAATACACAGGGTTGCTGGTGTTATAATGGTTCTAGATTTTATATGGCATGTCCTTTATATGGCCTACAGACTACTTACAGGCAGGATTAAGATAAGGGCTGCTACAACAGTAATACCCCTTCCAAAGGATGTCTCCGATGCCATAAAGAACTTTCTATATTTTTTCGGCATCAGCAAGGAGAAACCGAGGTTTGGAAGATTCACCTATTCTCAGAAATTTGATTACTGGGCAGTCTTCTGGGGCATGGGTATAATAGGGCTTTCAGGACTCTGCCTTGCCTTTCCAGTTCAGGCATCCTATTTCTTTCCGAGCTGGAGCCTTAACTGGATATGGGAAACACTCAGGGTCATGCACAGTGATGAGGCCCTTCTTGCCATAGTCTTTATATTAATCTTCCATTTTTATAATGAGCATCTCAAATTCCACGTGTTCCCTATGAGTATGGTATGGATAACAGGAAAGATTTCGGTGGACCTTCTCAAAGAAGAACATCCTCTTGAGTATGAAATACTCAAAAAAGAAGGGAAGGTGGATTGA